The following are encoded in a window of Thunnus albacares chromosome 9, fThuAlb1.1, whole genome shotgun sequence genomic DNA:
- the mpnd gene encoding MPN domain-containing protein, translating into MGSEPPSSPQVVEDGGEEDEEEMSGGEEADLRSSSGRGSLLTRRGITLRVLLKDGLVEPGDGVLAIHYLGKNFVGDLLNDGKIRWVETGQIFNSPSAWATHCKRLVNPAKKSGCGWASVRYRGQKLVQYKTTWLHKYQPSADMSLVSEEDDDEDEEEGKTAVQADEKNKNTKPGLNDVMVSRRTDRERIPVRYCTLGTRDAARDPHTLVELSAFSAINRFQPFNVAVSSNVLLLMDFHCHLTTSEVVGYLGGRWDTNTQLLTVLRAFPCRTRLADRDSASAVEEEICQNLFMRGLSLVGWYHSHPRGPALPSLQDIDSQMDHQLRLQGSNNGFQPCLGIICGPYYHGNQGVASTITPFWVVPPPEQRSNDYGIPVAVEVTYVQDNFLTSDVLNEMMLLVDYYRAAPDIVQFSQYWCPDTTMMDKIKGSLSCHAPKDQAYSQILEHVYSQLINLQ; encoded by the exons ATGG GCTCAGAACCACCCAGCTCTCCACAGGTGGTGGAGGATGGAggtgaggaggatgaggaggagatgagCGGAGGGGAGGAAGCAGACCTGCGGTCCAGTTCCGGCCGGGGCTCTCTGCTGACCCGGAGAGGCATCACCCTACGAGTGCTGCTGAAAGACGGCCTGGTGGAGCCAGGGGACGGTGTGCTGGCCATCCACTACCTG GGGAAGAACTTTGTCGGGGACCTGTTGAATGACGGGAAAATCCGATGGGTGGAGACGGGCCAGATCTTCAACTCTCCCAGTGCCTGGGCAACACACTGCAAGCGTCTGGTCAACCCAGCCAAGAAGTCTGGCTGTGGCTGGGCATCTGTGCGCTACAGGGGACAGAAGCTGGTCCAGTACAAAACCACCTGGCTGCACAAGTACCAGCCCAGCGCAGACATG AGCCTGGTGagtgaggaggatgatgatgaggatgaagaggaagggaAAACAGCTGTGCAGGCAGAtgagaagaacaaaaacaccaaacctGGATTAAATG ACGTAATGGTTTCACGGAGAACCGACAGAGAGAGGATTCCTGTCAGATATTGCACCCTGGGCACCAGGGATGCTGCCAG AGATCCACACACGCTAGTGGAGCTGTCAGCCTTCTCAGCCATCAACAGATTCCAGCCTTTCAATGTAGCCGTGTCCAGTAATGTACTGCTGCTAATG GATTTCCATTGTCACCTGACCACCAGTGAGGTGGTCGGATACCTCGGAGGACGATGGGATACCAATACACAAC tgttaaCAGTTTTAAGGGCTTTTCCCTGCCGAACCAGGCTGGCCGACAGAGACTCTGCTTCTGCTGTTGAGGAGGAG ATCTGTCAGAACCTGTTCATGCGCGGGTTGTCGCTGGTGGGCTGGTACCACAGTCACCCGCGAGGTCCGGCTCTGCCGTCTCTGCAGGACATTGACTCTCAGATGGACCACCAGCTGAGGCTGCAGGGTTCAAACAATGGCTTCCAGCCCTGTCTGGGCATCATCTGTG gaCCATATTATCATGGTAATCAAGGTGTGGCGTCCACAATAACCCCATTCTGGGTCGTTCCACCTCCTGAG CAACGGTCTAATGACTACGGTATCCCAGTAGCTGTAGAGGTCACCTATGTACAGGACAACTTCCTCACCAGTGATGTCCTTAATGAAATG ATGCTGCTGGTTGACTACTACAGGGCAGCTCCCGACATCGTTCAGTTCAGCCAGTACTGGTGTCCTGATACAACCATGATGGACAAGATCAAG GGCTCCCTGAGTTGCCACGCCCCCAAAGACCAGGCCTACTCTCAGATCTTAGAGCACGTCTACAGTCAGCTGATCAACCTGCAGTGA
- the sh3gl1b gene encoding SH3-domain GRB2-like 1b isoform X2: protein MSVAGLKKQFYKASQMVSEKVGGAEGTKLDDDFRDLERKVDVTSKAVADVITKTSEYLQPNPASRAKLSMLNTMSKIRGQVKNPGYPQAEGLLGECMTKYGRDLGEDTNFGGALVDVGEAMKRMAEVKDSLDIDVKQNFIDPLQGLCDKDLREIQHHLKKLEGRRLDYDYKKKRQGKIPDEEVRQALEKFHESKEVAETSMYNLLETDIEQVSQLSSLVESQLQYHRQAVQVLEELSDKLRDRMNEAQSRPRREYTPKPKPIFDFGDNNHSNGGYSTSMAPPPSRNSAPEQPSCKALYDFEPENEGELGFREGDIITLTNQIDENWYEGMLNSQSGFFPQNYVEVLVPLPH from the exons ATGTCTGTAGCGGGCTTGAAGAAACAGTTTTATAAAGCCAGTCAG atgGTAAGTGAGAAAGTTGGAGGTGCAGAAGGAACGAAACTAGATGATGACTTCAGAGACTTGGAACGG AAAGTAGATGTGACCAGTAAAGCCGTTGCAGATGTGATCACCAAAACATCAGAGTACCTTCAGCCAAACCCAG CATCGAGGGCCAAACTGTCCATGTTGAACACCATGTCCAAGATCCGCGGTCAGGTGAAGAACCCAGGCTACCCTCAGGCAGAGGGGCTTCTAGGAGAGTGTATGACCAAGTATGGACGGGATCTCGGAGAAGACACTAACTTTG GCGGAGCACTAGTAGATGTAGGAGAGGCCATGAAGAGAATGGCAGAAGTCAAAGACTCTCTAGACATCGATGTCAAACAGAACTTCATTGATCCATTGCAAGGGCTCTGTGACAAGGACCTCAGAGAGATACAG CACCACCTAAAGAAGCTGGAAGGTCGTCGCCTGGACTACGACTACAAGAAAAAGCGTCAGGGCAAGATCCCAGATGAGGAAGTTCGACAGGCCCTGGAGAAGTTTCATGAGTCAAAGGAAGTGGCAGAGACCAGCATGTACAACCTGCTGGAGACTGAT atagaGCAGGTGAGCCAGCTCTCATCCCTGGTGGAGTCTCAACTGCAGTACCACAGACAGGCCGTGCAGGTGCTGGAGGAGCTTTCTGACAAACTTCGAGACAG gatgAATGAGGCCCAATCTCGACCAAGACGTGAATACACACCGAAACCCAAACCTATCTTTGACTTCGGAGACAACAACCATTCAAATGGTGGTTACTCAACCTCAATGGCCCCTCCACCTTCACGTAACTCAG cCCCGGAGCAGCCGAGCTGTAAGGCGCTGTACGACTTCGAGCCAGAAAACGAGGGCGAGCTAGGCTTCCGCGAGGGCGACATCATCACCCTGACCAATCAGATCGACGAGAACTGGTATGAGGGAATGCTGAACAGCCAGTCGGGATTCTTCCCTCAAAACTACGTCGAGGTCCTTGTTCCGTTGCCACACTAA
- the sh3gl1b gene encoding SH3-domain GRB2-like 1b isoform X1 yields MSVAGLKKQFYKASQMVSEKVGGAEGTKLDDDFRDLERKVDVTSKAVADVITKTSEYLQPNPASRAKLSMLNTMSKIRGQVKNPGYPQAEGLLGECMTKYGRDLGEDTNFGGALVDVGEAMKRMAEVKDSLDIDVKQNFIDPLQGLCDKDLREIQHHLKKLEGRRLDYDYKKKRQGKIPDEEVRQALEKFHESKEVAETSMYNLLETDIEQVSQLSSLVESQLQYHRQAVQVLEELSDKLRDRMNEAQSRPRREYTPKPKPIFDFGDNNHSNGGYSTSMAPPPSRNSEPSFHLARLSFRKPRLSPEQPSCKALYDFEPENEGELGFREGDIITLTNQIDENWYEGMLNSQSGFFPQNYVEVLVPLPH; encoded by the exons ATGTCTGTAGCGGGCTTGAAGAAACAGTTTTATAAAGCCAGTCAG atgGTAAGTGAGAAAGTTGGAGGTGCAGAAGGAACGAAACTAGATGATGACTTCAGAGACTTGGAACGG AAAGTAGATGTGACCAGTAAAGCCGTTGCAGATGTGATCACCAAAACATCAGAGTACCTTCAGCCAAACCCAG CATCGAGGGCCAAACTGTCCATGTTGAACACCATGTCCAAGATCCGCGGTCAGGTGAAGAACCCAGGCTACCCTCAGGCAGAGGGGCTTCTAGGAGAGTGTATGACCAAGTATGGACGGGATCTCGGAGAAGACACTAACTTTG GCGGAGCACTAGTAGATGTAGGAGAGGCCATGAAGAGAATGGCAGAAGTCAAAGACTCTCTAGACATCGATGTCAAACAGAACTTCATTGATCCATTGCAAGGGCTCTGTGACAAGGACCTCAGAGAGATACAG CACCACCTAAAGAAGCTGGAAGGTCGTCGCCTGGACTACGACTACAAGAAAAAGCGTCAGGGCAAGATCCCAGATGAGGAAGTTCGACAGGCCCTGGAGAAGTTTCATGAGTCAAAGGAAGTGGCAGAGACCAGCATGTACAACCTGCTGGAGACTGAT atagaGCAGGTGAGCCAGCTCTCATCCCTGGTGGAGTCTCAACTGCAGTACCACAGACAGGCCGTGCAGGTGCTGGAGGAGCTTTCTGACAAACTTCGAGACAG gatgAATGAGGCCCAATCTCGACCAAGACGTGAATACACACCGAAACCCAAACCTATCTTTGACTTCGGAGACAACAACCATTCAAATGGTGGTTACTCAACCTCAATGGCCCCTCCACCTTCACGTAACTCAG agccATCGTTTCACTTGGCCAGATTGTCCTTTCGGAAGCCCAGATTGT cCCCGGAGCAGCCGAGCTGTAAGGCGCTGTACGACTTCGAGCCAGAAAACGAGGGCGAGCTAGGCTTCCGCGAGGGCGACATCATCACCCTGACCAATCAGATCGACGAGAACTGGTATGAGGGAATGCTGAACAGCCAGTCGGGATTCTTCCCTCAAAACTACGTCGAGGTCCTTGTTCCGTTGCCACACTAA